In Hypomesus transpacificus isolate Combined female chromosome 4, fHypTra1, whole genome shotgun sequence, the following are encoded in one genomic region:
- the zmym4.1 gene encoding zinc finger MYM-type protein 4 isoform X1 gives MAGKRAKHCSCSVFGCINENQNLFLVPSSDSLRNQYFNFIFSGNVPTQLPKVLHVCAKHFTDDCFLNLGQYRAGLAQRLKIKSGSLPTLLGSASKLGQEHTNQEMEEHSEKGPLNKLDKTVSSDTSSPELSQQTVPSLDATATVSAMAESALETDIADRSQPEEETARTLLVQGGGESSSTVTPQAADETATMVVSQTSSVSGSAVASQAAGEAPCSADRTPLDAPSPMETQEDALDEMEVNTIKVEDENLAEVNDEQKEDGEEELETHEKMNEEDMKGMPVVSSVIKGSVDCLSFCSLDMGVDMIGGMDTGTDEITDQDEEQEDCKKKIIVEEDSSDSMPSNVNSDCTSALENKVKLGLSKQIEKVKVKDEPVDEEYDEALVPYSTSGQVKDEPETVEDNLKISAVFSVGGATSPSVTMASPVLVPTPPKTTLPCALPLFHPATRMACTACKMALLKGQTAYQKKGSSSLFCSTACLTRPFPASQILPPDKTICHYCFNHITNLRTMIKAPVDTAGTRKAFCSNTCLSSFDFKRKTAGLTLSSSSTPTLTTTVAKIVEKCSYCKIPRITQHEVTVQGVVYKLCGDSCFKSFRTSKQLCMTTCMNCGAYCQDKSPQMKVDKIINSFCKAACKATYKQNCKTPTPCTMCHTSKPLTEMAESTDLEGKTDLFCNSSCLTAHKIKSVSSSGGLAECDYCKKKAVPTFHLAMSDSSIRNFCTLTCVLTFQEQFNKSNEQNPVNVVQKPTPPPAPPVQSQSSQTAPATPQGPVKLTCFQCDRLVTTKPEILQFKDKLMFLCSPACSEECKKTNVVMDRCVYCKIEKVVYQVRRINSKDSSFCSEGCKLLYNLDLEKLRGQYCRVCSFCASTSQKLVKGQFGGKNEDFCSEPCRSKFTMLFCQVAKCDQCGRQGKLTETLHMLGEVKHFCDVQCVLQFCFQKNLSQNQTRVPVSIAPIVGTTVASRSTPIIANVVSLASAPTKQPTTTASIALQGAVPGSFMKIIGNASTQTDMARAPPAPPPRILKNKALLCKPMVQNKGIMCKPQMVNSESQTDERFPKVIVLPIPVPVYVPIPMNLYAQYAPNPVGFPIPVPVPMFLPVTLDNAESIVKTILEIKEKIPSNPFEADILLMAEMVAEDGEEDRPGPGPRQTPAPIQDDRVSNYSEDLDTDDIATFLNNWQDECGPSGPPSNLPFARETLPSTVDIPVDQPDPPAQPPVLDIESDFPIETLELMAHWRQQAQRPPSPPAPRSPPRQRPRRKVQLKKKKGHETQASAASLSRVQEEVGVTEPPKLQIMYGVDAWKRWVQWRNSRPDVEPAPRFGSRPMVLKEDVLKCTTAELGFGLCRFISEVQRPDGQRYSPDSLFYLCLCLQQHLFENSRMENIFTDLFYSKFTMEITKLLKDFEPTITDSGYIHSRVEEEYLWGCKQLGAYSPIVLLNTLLFFCTKYFHFRTPAQHHQLSFGHVMRCTRSSFDGSKTNFLRFYPPLSFKDPPAEAEGVTAKRKREEQEKMLEMVENDDNPLRCPVRLYDFYLSKCSESVKQRTNVFYLHPERSCVPNSPLWFSSTPLDDTTMETMLTRILTVREMHLRPEEGGEGDKMEDELSSPPALGGDDDEDSD, from the exons atggctggCAAAAGAGCCAAGCATtgcagttgctcagtgtttggatgtataAATGAAAACCAAAATCTTTTTCTAGTTCCTTCATCCGATTCTCTGAGAAACCAGTATTTTAATTtcattttctctggaaatgtaCCGACACAACTTCCGAAAGtgttgcatgtctgcgccaaacatttcactgACGACTGTTTCCTAAACTTGGGCCAATACAGAGCTGGCCTTGCTCAACGTCTGAAAATAAAGTCAGGATCATTACCAACTCTCCTTGGTTCAGCTTCAAaactcggacaa GAACATACAAACCAGGAAATGGAGGAACACTCGGAGAAAGGTCCATTGAACAAGTTGGACAAAACGGTGAGTTCAGACACGTCGAGCCCAGAACTTTCTCAACAGACCGTGCCCAGTCTAGATGCCACAGCAACAGTCAGTGCAATGGCGGAATCGGCATTAGAAACAGACATTGCTGATCGATCACAGCCTGAAGAAGAAACAGCCAGAACACTATTAGTCCAGGGTGGAGGTGAATCAAGCAGCACAGTCACCCCACAAGCTGCAGACGAAACTGCTACCATGGTTGTTTCGCAGACTTCCAGTGTTTCAGGCAGTGCAGTGGCCTCTCAGGCTGCAGGGGAGGCACCTTGCTCAGCCGACAGGACACCCCTGGACGCTCCCTCTCCTATGGAGACCCAAGAGGACGCTCTGGATGAGATGGAGGTGAACACCATCAAGGTGGAGGACGAAAATCTGGCTGAGGTGAATGATGAGCAGaaagaagatggagaggaggagttggagacGCATGAGAAGATGAATGAAGAGGATATGAAGGGCATGCCAGTAGTGAGCTCAGTCATAAAGGGGAGTGTAGATTGCCTCAGTTTTTGCTCTCTGGATATGGGGGTTGACATGATTGGGGGGATGGACACAGGGACTGATGAAATCACGGACCAAGACGAAGAGCAGGAGGATTGTAAAAAGAAGATCATAGTGGAAGAAGACAGCAGTGATTCCATGCCCTCAAATGTGAATTCAG ACTGCACAAGCGCTCTGGAGAACAAAGTTAAACTGGGACTAAGCAAACAAATTGAGAAG GTCAAGGTAAAGGATGAGCCTGTAGACGAGGAGTACGACGAGGCCCTTGTGCCCTACTCCACCTCAGGACAAGTCAAGGATGAACCCGAGACTGTGGAG GACAATCTGAAAATCAGTGCCGTCTTCTCAGTGGGAGGGGCCACCTCGCCCAGTG TGACCATGGCAAGCCCCGTGCTGGTGCCCACTCCCCCCAAGACAACACTTCCCTGTGCCCTGCCCCTTTTCCACCCTGCCACACGCATGGCCTGTACAGCTTGTAAGATGGCCCTTCTGAAGGGCCAGACAGCCTACCAAAAGAAgggttcctcttctctcttttgctccacTGCCTGCCTCACCAGACCCTTCCCTGCTTCCCAGATCTTGCCCCCTGACAAGACCATCTGCCACTACTGCTTCAA CCATATAACCAATCTGAGGACTATGATCAAGGCTCCTGTGGACACGGCAGGAACAAGGAAGGCCTTCTGCAGCAacacctgcctctcctcctttgACTTTAAGAGGAAAACTGCTGGActaaccctctcctcctcctccaccccaactCTCACCACTACCGTTGCAAAAATCGTTGAAAAGTGCAGCTATTGTAAAATCCCCCGCATT ACGCAACACGAAGTGACAGTCCAGGGAGTTGTATACAAGCTGTGTGGGGACAGCTGTTTCAAGAGTTTCCGCACCTCCAAACAGCTGTGCATGACCACCTGTATGAACTGTGGAGCCTACTGCCAGGACAAGAGCCCTCAGATGAAGGTGGACAAGATCATCAATAGCTTCTGCAAGGCTGCCTGCAAGGCCACATACAAACAG AATTGCAAGACCCCTACCCCTTGCACCATGTGTCATACGTCCAAGCCGCTGACAGAAATGGCAGAGTCCACTGACCTGGAAGGCAAGACAGACCTCTTCTGCAACAGCAGCTGTCTGACCGCACACAAGATCAAGAGTGTCAGCTCCTCAG GTGGGCTGGCGGAGTGCGACTATTGCAAAAAGAAGGCAGTGCCAACCTTCCACCTGGCCATGTCTGACTCCTCCATCAGGAACTTCTGCACCCTGACCTGCGTCCTCACTTTCCAG GAGCAGTTTAACAAGAGCAATGAGCAGAACCCGGTGAATGTGGTACAAAAGCCCACCCCACCTCCTGCACCCCCTGTCCAATCACAGAGCAGCCAGACGGCGCCCGCCACACCACAGGGACCTGTCAAGCTAACGTGCTTCCAGTGTGACCGCTTGGTCACTACTAAGCCTGAGATCCTTCAATTCAAG GACAAGTTAATGTTCCTATGTAGCCCTGCGTGTTCTGAGGAGTGCAAGAAGACCAACGTTGTGATGGACCGCTGTGTGTACTGCAAGATTGAGAAGGTTGTTTATCAAGTCAGGAGGATCAACTCCAAGGACTCTTCTTTCTGCAGTGAAG gctGTAAGCTGCTGTATAACCTGGACCTGGAAAAGCTTCGGGGGCAGTACTGCCGTGTGTGCTCCTTCTGTGCCTCCACCTCCCAGAAGCTGGTTAAAGGACAGTTTGGAGGCAAGAACGAGGACTTCTGCTCTGAGCCGTGCAGGTCCAAGTTCACCATGCTCTTCTGCCAA GTGGCAAAGTGTGACCAGTGCGGGCGCCAGGGGAAGCTGACGGAGACACTGCACATGCTGGGCGAGGTCAAACATTTCTGTGACGTCCAGTGTGTGCTTCAGTTTTGCTTCCAGAAGAACCTTAGCCAGAACCAAACCAGAG TTCCTGTCTCCATTGCTCCTATAGTAGGCACCACAGTGGCTAGCAGGTCCACTCCCATCATCGCTAATGTGGTCTCGCTCGCTAGCGCACCCACGAAGCAGCCCACAACCACAGCCAGCATTGCCTTACAAG GAGCTGTTCCTGGTTCTTTCATGAAGATCATAGGAAAT GCCAGCACGCAGACAGACATGGCTcgtgccccccctgccccgccccccaggATTCTGAAGAACAAGGCTCTGCTCTGCAAGCCCATGGTCCAGAACAAGGGAATTATGTGTAAACCCCAAATGGTCAACTCTGAGTCCCAGACAG ATGAGAGGTTCCCCAAGGTGATTGTGCTGCCCATCCCAGTGCCAGTGTACGTGCCCATCCCTATGAACCTATATGCCCAGTACGCCCCCAATCCTGTGGGGTTCCCTATACCG GTGCCCGTGCCCATGTTCCTGCCGGTTACCCTTGACAACGCGGAGAGCATCGTGAAGACCATCCTGGAGATCAAGGAGAAGATCCCCTCCAACCCGTTTGAGGCCGACATCCTCCTGATGGCTGAGATGGTGGCTGAGgacggagaggaggacaggccgGGGCCGGGGCCGAGGCAGACCCCTGCACCCATACAAGATG ACCGGGTGAGTAACTACAGTGAGGACCTGGACACCGACGATATTGCCACCTTCCTCAACAACTGGCAGGATGAGTGTGGTCCCAGCGGGCCCCCCTCCAATCTGCCCTTTGCCCGAGAGACGCTTCCATCAACAGTGGACATCCCTGTCGACCAACCAGATCCCCCGGCCCAACCACCTGTCCTGGACATCGAATCTGACTTCCCCATTG AAACCCTGGAGTTGATGGCCCACTGGAGGCAGCAGGCCCAGcggccccccagccctccagccccccgctCCCCACCACGTCAAAGACCCCGCAGGAAAGTTCAGCTGAAGAAAAAG AAGGGTCATGAAACACAGGCGTCCGCTGCATCACTGAGCagggtgcaggaggaggtgggggtcaCGGAGCCCCCCAAGCTGCAGATTATGTACGGGGTGGACGCCTGGAAGAGATGGGTGCAATGGAGGAACTCTAGGCCAGACGTGGAGCCCGCCCCTCGGTTTGGCT CTCGGCCCATGGTCCTGAAGGAGGACGTGCTCAAGTGCACCACGGCCGAACTGGGCTTCGGCCTCTGTCGCTTCATCAGTGAGGTGCAGCGCCCCGACGGACAGCGCTACTCCCCAGACAGCCTGTTCTACCTGTGCCTGTGTCTGCAGCAG cACCTGTTTGAAAATTCCCGCATGGAGAACATCTTCACTGATCTGTTCTACAGCAAGTTCACCATGGAGATCACAAAGTTGCTGAAGGACTTTGAACCCACCATCACAGACagtg gcTACATCCACtctagggtggaggaggagtaccTGTGGGGCTGTAAGCAGCTGGGGGCCTACTCCCCCATCGTGCTGCTCAacaccctcctcttcttctgcaCCAAGTACTTCCACTTCCGCACGCCTGCCCAGCATCACCAGCTCTCCTTTGGCCACGTCATGCGCTGCACGCGCTCCAGCTTCGATGGCTCCAAAACCAACTTCTTGCGTTTCTATCCGCCCCTCTCCTTCAAGGATCCGCCTGCTG AAGCAGAAGGAGTGACagcaaagaggaagagggaggagcaggagaagatgCTGGAGATGGTCGAGAACGATGACAACCCTCTCCGCTGTCCTGTACGACTCTACGACTTCTACCTGTCAAAGTG tTCAGAGTCAGTAAAGCAGAGGACCAACGTGTTCTACCTCCACCCAGAACGCTCTTGCGTTCCCAACAGCCCCCTGTGGTTCTCCTCGACGCCCCTCGACGACACCACCATGGAAACCATGCTCACGCGCATCCTCACAGTCCGAGAGATGCATCTGAGgccggaggagggaggagaaggagataaGATGGAGGACGAGctgtcctcccctccagctTTGGGGGGTGATGATGACGAAGACTCAGACTGA
- the zmym4.1 gene encoding zinc finger MYM-type protein 4 isoform X2 — MAGKRAKHCSCSVFGCINENQNLFLVPSSDSLRNQYFNFIFSGNVPTQLPKVLHVCAKHFTDDCFLNLGQYRAGLAQRLKIKSGSLPTLLGSASKLGQEHTNQEMEEHSEKGPLNKLDKTVSSDTSSPELSQQTVPSLDATATVSAMAESALETDIADRSQPEEETARTLLVQGGGESSSTVTPQAADETATMVVSQTSSVSGSAVASQAAGEAPCSADRTPLDAPSPMETQEDALDEMEVNTIKVEDENLAEVNDEQKEDGEEELETHEKMNEEDMKGMPVVSSVIKGSVDCLSFCSLDMGVDMIGGMDTGTDEITDQDEEQEDCKKKIIVEEDSSDSMPSNVNSDCTSALENKVKLGLSKQIEKVKVKDEPVDEEYDEALVPYSTSGQVKDEPETVEDNLKISAVFSVGGATSPSVTMASPVLVPTPPKTTLPCALPLFHPATRMACTACKMALLKGQTAYQKKGSSSLFCSTACLTRPFPASQILPPDKTICHYCFNHITNLRTMIKAPVDTAGTRKAFCSNTCLSSFDFKRKTAGLTLSSSSTPTLTTTVAKIVEKCSYCKIPRITQHEVTVQGVVYKLCGDSCFKSFRTSKQLCMTTCMNCGAYCQDKSPQMKVDKIINSFCKAACKATYKQNCKTPTPCTMCHTSKPLTEMAESTDLEGKTDLFCNSSCLTAHKIKSVSSSGGLAECDYCKKKAVPTFHLAMSDSSIRNFCTLTCVLTFQEQFNKSNEQNPVNVVQKPTPPPAPPVQSQSSQTAPATPQGPVKLTCFQCDRLVTTKPEILQFKDKLMFLCSPACSEECKKTNVVMDRCVYCKIEKVVYQVRRINSKDSSFCSEGCKLLYNLDLEKLRGQYCRVCSFCASTSQKLVKGQFGGKNEDFCSEPCRSKFTMLFCQVAKCDQCGRQGKLTETLHMLGEVKHFCDVQCVLQFCFQKNLSQNQTRVPVSIAPIVGTTVASRSTPIIANVVSLASAPTKQPTTTASIALQGAVPGSFMKIIGNASTQTDMARAPPAPPPRILKNKALLCKPMVQNKGIMCKPQMVNSESQTDERFPKVIVLPIPVPVYVPIPMNLYAQYAPNPVGFPIPVPVPMFLPVTLDNAESIVKTILEIKEKIPSNPFEADILLMAEMVAEDGEEDRPGPGPRQTPAPIQDDRVSNYSEDLDTDDIATFLNNWQDECGPSGPPSNLPFARETLPSTVDIPVDQPDPPAQPPVLDIESDFPIETLELMAHWRQQAQRPPSPPAPRSPPRQRPRRKVQLKKKKGHETQASAASLSRVQEEVGVTEPPKLQIMYGVDAWKRWVQWRNSRPDVEPAPRFGSRPMVLKEDVLKCTTAELGFGLCRFISEVQRPDGQRYSPDSLFYLCLCLQQHLFENSRMENIFTDLFYSKFTMEITKLLKDFEPTITDSGYIHSRVEEEYLWGCKQLGAYSPIVLLNTLLFFCTKYFHFRTPAQHHQLSFGHVMRCTRSSFDGSKTNFLRFYPPLSFKDPPAAEGVTAKRKREEQEKMLEMVENDDNPLRCPVRLYDFYLSKCSESVKQRTNVFYLHPERSCVPNSPLWFSSTPLDDTTMETMLTRILTVREMHLRPEEGGEGDKMEDELSSPPALGGDDDEDSD, encoded by the exons atggctggCAAAAGAGCCAAGCATtgcagttgctcagtgtttggatgtataAATGAAAACCAAAATCTTTTTCTAGTTCCTTCATCCGATTCTCTGAGAAACCAGTATTTTAATTtcattttctctggaaatgtaCCGACACAACTTCCGAAAGtgttgcatgtctgcgccaaacatttcactgACGACTGTTTCCTAAACTTGGGCCAATACAGAGCTGGCCTTGCTCAACGTCTGAAAATAAAGTCAGGATCATTACCAACTCTCCTTGGTTCAGCTTCAAaactcggacaa GAACATACAAACCAGGAAATGGAGGAACACTCGGAGAAAGGTCCATTGAACAAGTTGGACAAAACGGTGAGTTCAGACACGTCGAGCCCAGAACTTTCTCAACAGACCGTGCCCAGTCTAGATGCCACAGCAACAGTCAGTGCAATGGCGGAATCGGCATTAGAAACAGACATTGCTGATCGATCACAGCCTGAAGAAGAAACAGCCAGAACACTATTAGTCCAGGGTGGAGGTGAATCAAGCAGCACAGTCACCCCACAAGCTGCAGACGAAACTGCTACCATGGTTGTTTCGCAGACTTCCAGTGTTTCAGGCAGTGCAGTGGCCTCTCAGGCTGCAGGGGAGGCACCTTGCTCAGCCGACAGGACACCCCTGGACGCTCCCTCTCCTATGGAGACCCAAGAGGACGCTCTGGATGAGATGGAGGTGAACACCATCAAGGTGGAGGACGAAAATCTGGCTGAGGTGAATGATGAGCAGaaagaagatggagaggaggagttggagacGCATGAGAAGATGAATGAAGAGGATATGAAGGGCATGCCAGTAGTGAGCTCAGTCATAAAGGGGAGTGTAGATTGCCTCAGTTTTTGCTCTCTGGATATGGGGGTTGACATGATTGGGGGGATGGACACAGGGACTGATGAAATCACGGACCAAGACGAAGAGCAGGAGGATTGTAAAAAGAAGATCATAGTGGAAGAAGACAGCAGTGATTCCATGCCCTCAAATGTGAATTCAG ACTGCACAAGCGCTCTGGAGAACAAAGTTAAACTGGGACTAAGCAAACAAATTGAGAAG GTCAAGGTAAAGGATGAGCCTGTAGACGAGGAGTACGACGAGGCCCTTGTGCCCTACTCCACCTCAGGACAAGTCAAGGATGAACCCGAGACTGTGGAG GACAATCTGAAAATCAGTGCCGTCTTCTCAGTGGGAGGGGCCACCTCGCCCAGTG TGACCATGGCAAGCCCCGTGCTGGTGCCCACTCCCCCCAAGACAACACTTCCCTGTGCCCTGCCCCTTTTCCACCCTGCCACACGCATGGCCTGTACAGCTTGTAAGATGGCCCTTCTGAAGGGCCAGACAGCCTACCAAAAGAAgggttcctcttctctcttttgctccacTGCCTGCCTCACCAGACCCTTCCCTGCTTCCCAGATCTTGCCCCCTGACAAGACCATCTGCCACTACTGCTTCAA CCATATAACCAATCTGAGGACTATGATCAAGGCTCCTGTGGACACGGCAGGAACAAGGAAGGCCTTCTGCAGCAacacctgcctctcctcctttgACTTTAAGAGGAAAACTGCTGGActaaccctctcctcctcctccaccccaactCTCACCACTACCGTTGCAAAAATCGTTGAAAAGTGCAGCTATTGTAAAATCCCCCGCATT ACGCAACACGAAGTGACAGTCCAGGGAGTTGTATACAAGCTGTGTGGGGACAGCTGTTTCAAGAGTTTCCGCACCTCCAAACAGCTGTGCATGACCACCTGTATGAACTGTGGAGCCTACTGCCAGGACAAGAGCCCTCAGATGAAGGTGGACAAGATCATCAATAGCTTCTGCAAGGCTGCCTGCAAGGCCACATACAAACAG AATTGCAAGACCCCTACCCCTTGCACCATGTGTCATACGTCCAAGCCGCTGACAGAAATGGCAGAGTCCACTGACCTGGAAGGCAAGACAGACCTCTTCTGCAACAGCAGCTGTCTGACCGCACACAAGATCAAGAGTGTCAGCTCCTCAG GTGGGCTGGCGGAGTGCGACTATTGCAAAAAGAAGGCAGTGCCAACCTTCCACCTGGCCATGTCTGACTCCTCCATCAGGAACTTCTGCACCCTGACCTGCGTCCTCACTTTCCAG GAGCAGTTTAACAAGAGCAATGAGCAGAACCCGGTGAATGTGGTACAAAAGCCCACCCCACCTCCTGCACCCCCTGTCCAATCACAGAGCAGCCAGACGGCGCCCGCCACACCACAGGGACCTGTCAAGCTAACGTGCTTCCAGTGTGACCGCTTGGTCACTACTAAGCCTGAGATCCTTCAATTCAAG GACAAGTTAATGTTCCTATGTAGCCCTGCGTGTTCTGAGGAGTGCAAGAAGACCAACGTTGTGATGGACCGCTGTGTGTACTGCAAGATTGAGAAGGTTGTTTATCAAGTCAGGAGGATCAACTCCAAGGACTCTTCTTTCTGCAGTGAAG gctGTAAGCTGCTGTATAACCTGGACCTGGAAAAGCTTCGGGGGCAGTACTGCCGTGTGTGCTCCTTCTGTGCCTCCACCTCCCAGAAGCTGGTTAAAGGACAGTTTGGAGGCAAGAACGAGGACTTCTGCTCTGAGCCGTGCAGGTCCAAGTTCACCATGCTCTTCTGCCAA GTGGCAAAGTGTGACCAGTGCGGGCGCCAGGGGAAGCTGACGGAGACACTGCACATGCTGGGCGAGGTCAAACATTTCTGTGACGTCCAGTGTGTGCTTCAGTTTTGCTTCCAGAAGAACCTTAGCCAGAACCAAACCAGAG TTCCTGTCTCCATTGCTCCTATAGTAGGCACCACAGTGGCTAGCAGGTCCACTCCCATCATCGCTAATGTGGTCTCGCTCGCTAGCGCACCCACGAAGCAGCCCACAACCACAGCCAGCATTGCCTTACAAG GAGCTGTTCCTGGTTCTTTCATGAAGATCATAGGAAAT GCCAGCACGCAGACAGACATGGCTcgtgccccccctgccccgccccccaggATTCTGAAGAACAAGGCTCTGCTCTGCAAGCCCATGGTCCAGAACAAGGGAATTATGTGTAAACCCCAAATGGTCAACTCTGAGTCCCAGACAG ATGAGAGGTTCCCCAAGGTGATTGTGCTGCCCATCCCAGTGCCAGTGTACGTGCCCATCCCTATGAACCTATATGCCCAGTACGCCCCCAATCCTGTGGGGTTCCCTATACCG GTGCCCGTGCCCATGTTCCTGCCGGTTACCCTTGACAACGCGGAGAGCATCGTGAAGACCATCCTGGAGATCAAGGAGAAGATCCCCTCCAACCCGTTTGAGGCCGACATCCTCCTGATGGCTGAGATGGTGGCTGAGgacggagaggaggacaggccgGGGCCGGGGCCGAGGCAGACCCCTGCACCCATACAAGATG ACCGGGTGAGTAACTACAGTGAGGACCTGGACACCGACGATATTGCCACCTTCCTCAACAACTGGCAGGATGAGTGTGGTCCCAGCGGGCCCCCCTCCAATCTGCCCTTTGCCCGAGAGACGCTTCCATCAACAGTGGACATCCCTGTCGACCAACCAGATCCCCCGGCCCAACCACCTGTCCTGGACATCGAATCTGACTTCCCCATTG AAACCCTGGAGTTGATGGCCCACTGGAGGCAGCAGGCCCAGcggccccccagccctccagccccccgctCCCCACCACGTCAAAGACCCCGCAGGAAAGTTCAGCTGAAGAAAAAG AAGGGTCATGAAACACAGGCGTCCGCTGCATCACTGAGCagggtgcaggaggaggtgggggtcaCGGAGCCCCCCAAGCTGCAGATTATGTACGGGGTGGACGCCTGGAAGAGATGGGTGCAATGGAGGAACTCTAGGCCAGACGTGGAGCCCGCCCCTCGGTTTGGCT CTCGGCCCATGGTCCTGAAGGAGGACGTGCTCAAGTGCACCACGGCCGAACTGGGCTTCGGCCTCTGTCGCTTCATCAGTGAGGTGCAGCGCCCCGACGGACAGCGCTACTCCCCAGACAGCCTGTTCTACCTGTGCCTGTGTCTGCAGCAG cACCTGTTTGAAAATTCCCGCATGGAGAACATCTTCACTGATCTGTTCTACAGCAAGTTCACCATGGAGATCACAAAGTTGCTGAAGGACTTTGAACCCACCATCACAGACagtg gcTACATCCACtctagggtggaggaggagtaccTGTGGGGCTGTAAGCAGCTGGGGGCCTACTCCCCCATCGTGCTGCTCAacaccctcctcttcttctgcaCCAAGTACTTCCACTTCCGCACGCCTGCCCAGCATCACCAGCTCTCCTTTGGCCACGTCATGCGCTGCACGCGCTCCAGCTTCGATGGCTCCAAAACCAACTTCTTGCGTTTCTATCCGCCCCTCTCCTTCAAGGATCCGCCTGCTG CAGAAGGAGTGACagcaaagaggaagagggaggagcaggagaagatgCTGGAGATGGTCGAGAACGATGACAACCCTCTCCGCTGTCCTGTACGACTCTACGACTTCTACCTGTCAAAGTG tTCAGAGTCAGTAAAGCAGAGGACCAACGTGTTCTACCTCCACCCAGAACGCTCTTGCGTTCCCAACAGCCCCCTGTGGTTCTCCTCGACGCCCCTCGACGACACCACCATGGAAACCATGCTCACGCGCATCCTCACAGTCCGAGAGATGCATCTGAGgccggaggagggaggagaaggagataaGATGGAGGACGAGctgtcctcccctccagctTTGGGGGGTGATGATGACGAAGACTCAGACTGA